The DNA window TGTTAGAACTAACCGATATGAAAGAATTTCAAGAAAAAACGGTGGATTCGTTATCAGGTGGCCAAAGACAGCGTGCCTGGATTGCGATGACACTCGCTCAAAAAACAGATGTTATTTTATTAGATGAACCAACAACCTATTTGGATTTAGCGCATCAAATCGAAATTTTAGATCTTCTGTTTGAGTTAAATGAAAAAGAAAACAGAACCATCGTGATGGTTCTTCACGATTTAAATTTAGCGTGCCGTTATGCGCATCACATTGTAGCCATTTGCGATAAGAATGTTTATTCACAAGGCAAACCAGAAGAAGTGATCACCCCTCAAATGGTCAACGATGTATTTTCCATGCGCTGTGAAATAGGGAAAGATCCCATATATGGGACCCCTGTATGCATTCCATATGGCAAGGGTAGAAAAATTTAAAGAAAGGAGTTTTTCGATGAAGCTTAAAGAGATTTTTGACGTGAGTATCATTGGTGGCGGACCGGCGGGGCTTTTTTCTACGTTTTATAGTGGGTGTCGTGAGATGAAAGTGAAATTAATCGAATACCATTCAGTGCTTGGAGGAAAACTAAATATTTATCCCGAAAAATTAGTTTGGGATGAAAGAAATTTTAACTAGCACGGTTTTGTAAATAACAATAAACGAAGTAAGGCACTTGAGCAGTTAGAGGTTCAACTAACTATTCAAGTGCCTTATCTATATTCTTTTTGTGTTATGAAGTTATTTCTAATAATAGAGGATTGTCTTTACTATTCCTCTATTATTATGTCTACACTTTCTACTATGAAGCCTTACTGTTGAAAGTATGATCAAATAAAAAAACCTCCTTACTGGAGGTTTCTTAAGATTATTTAGTCTTCTAGGTTTTTTAAGAAATCTGCAAGTCGGTTAGAAGCATCTTTAAATGCTGTATCTTCGTCTCGATCTCCTATACCAAGAATCATGACGATTTCTAACTCGTCCTCTGTTCTACCTGTAATTCGATAAATAACTCGAATGCCACTGCCTTTAAACTTCAATTCCTTACAACCATGCAATTTCATATTTCGCTTGTTTTCAAGTTCTTTTCCAAGTGTATCAGCCCGTGTTCGTAGCTTTGCTAATCCCTTATTCACATGTCCT is part of the Planococcus kocurii genome and encodes:
- a CDS encoding ABC transporter ATP-binding protein, with the protein product MLEAHSLSLGYGQTKVIEDLQLTIPKGEITVFVGANGCGKSTLLRSLARLIKPQTGEILLNGMGLKKQSTKEVAKKLAILPQTPLAPEGLTVLQLVKQGRYPHQSWLKQWSEEDESVVNRVLELTDMKEFQEKTVDSLSGGQRQRAWIAMTLAQKTDVILLDEPTTYLDLAHQIEILDLLFELNEKENRTIVMVLHDLNLACRYAHHIVAICDKNVYSQGKPEEVITPQMVNDVFSMRCEIGKDPIYGTPVCIPYGKGRKI
- a CDS encoding type II toxin-antitoxin system RelE family toxin, coding for MSQDRFKIRFDKKAQREYDKLDGSVKGHVNKGLAKLRTRADTLGKELENKRNMKLHGCKELKFKGSGIRVIYRITGRTEDELEIVMILGIGDRDEDTAFKDASNRLADFLKNLED